The Allorhodopirellula heiligendammensis genome includes a window with the following:
- a CDS encoding cytidine deaminase, whose amino-acid sequence MAASEYDAPTEDEVVRLVHAAISARNHAYAPHSHFYVGAAVLLHDGRIIEGCNVENASFSLTQCAERVAVTTSVAAGYRNFRAIAIASVGGAMPCGACRQVLAEFGMDVFVYTVDVIDGEQKKRRLSELLPDAFSNTDLASS is encoded by the coding sequence ATGGCTGCGTCCGAATACGACGCTCCCACCGAAGACGAAGTTGTGCGGTTGGTACATGCGGCTATTTCGGCTCGCAATCACGCTTACGCCCCGCACAGCCATTTTTATGTGGGTGCAGCAGTGCTGCTGCACGATGGCCGGATTATCGAGGGATGCAATGTGGAGAATGCTAGTTTCTCTTTAACGCAGTGTGCCGAACGGGTCGCCGTGACCACTTCGGTGGCGGCCGGATACCGCAATTTTCGGGCGATCGCGATTGCCAGTGTGGGGGGGGCGATGCCATGTGGTGCGTGCCGCCAAGTCCTCGCGGAGTTTGGAATGGACGTGTTCGTATACACTGTCGATGTCATCGACGGCGAACAGAAAAAACGGCGTCTTTCGGAATTGCTACCCGACGCGTTCTCGAATACCGACCTCGCCTCGTCCTGA
- a CDS encoding S1C family serine protease produces MLPLHQTTAYRAFSALTCTLVITLMCALAAAQEIVTLPGTPAESVETLGPSSPTNARETKADSDAADQDTEQEDIFKSDARALSEAFRHAAREATPAVVTVYSYGQNSQQSNPQDNTPDDDETAPPDDETFGPAPPPQTEDEGYQLTGLGSGVIVDLMPTGEPSTPATADSGTAKTYWVITNNHVITGAKRVVVQFPDESELVAENVYGDPDSDVAVLRLSSERDLAIATMGDSDPIEIGDWVLAIGSPFKLEATVCAGIISAKHRSISKIRRGRLFQTDAAINPGNSGGPLVNLDGEVIAISTAIATRNGGYQGIGFAIPINQAHWIARELAEFQRVRRAAIGVTLADLNPKLAKKVGMPTYLGVLVAQVIKNSAAEVAGLQSMDVILEFAGQRVQRSRALQQAVEQQPVGSTQDIKIWRHGKELSKQIVLAPSDDPTAVDTEPPTE; encoded by the coding sequence ATGCTGCCACTACACCAAACGACCGCTTACCGAGCGTTCTCCGCGCTCACCTGCACCCTCGTCATCACGCTCATGTGTGCGCTCGCCGCGGCGCAGGAGATTGTGACATTGCCAGGCACTCCGGCAGAGTCCGTCGAGACACTTGGTCCCTCGTCTCCAACCAACGCCAGGGAAACGAAAGCTGACAGCGATGCAGCAGACCAGGACACCGAACAAGAAGATATTTTTAAAAGTGATGCGCGAGCCCTATCCGAAGCATTTCGCCATGCTGCCCGTGAGGCGACGCCCGCGGTGGTGACGGTGTACTCCTATGGCCAAAACTCACAGCAATCCAACCCGCAGGACAACACCCCCGACGACGACGAAACCGCTCCACCCGACGACGAAACCTTCGGCCCCGCGCCGCCTCCGCAAACGGAGGATGAAGGGTATCAGTTGACCGGATTGGGCTCCGGCGTGATCGTCGACCTGATGCCCACTGGTGAACCGTCGACTCCAGCAACTGCCGACAGCGGCACTGCGAAGACGTATTGGGTGATCACCAACAATCACGTTATCACCGGTGCAAAACGCGTCGTCGTGCAGTTTCCCGACGAGAGTGAACTGGTCGCTGAAAACGTCTATGGTGATCCGGACAGCGATGTCGCAGTGCTGCGACTCTCGAGCGAACGCGACCTGGCAATTGCGACGATGGGCGATTCTGACCCTATCGAGATTGGCGACTGGGTTCTCGCCATTGGCAGTCCATTTAAACTGGAGGCCACCGTGTGTGCGGGCATCATTAGCGCCAAGCATCGCAGCATCAGCAAGATCCGTCGCGGGCGACTGTTCCAAACTGATGCGGCCATCAATCCCGGCAATTCTGGCGGTCCGTTGGTCAATCTTGACGGTGAGGTGATCGCGATCAGTACCGCCATCGCCACCCGCAATGGCGGCTACCAAGGCATCGGCTTTGCCATTCCCATCAACCAGGCCCACTGGATCGCCCGCGAGCTGGCTGAGTTCCAGCGGGTGCGCCGGGCCGCCATCGGTGTGACCCTCGCAGATCTGAACCCCAAGCTCGCCAAGAAAGTTGGCATGCCGACTTATCTAGGCGTGCTCGTTGCCCAGGTCATCAAGAACTCAGCCGCTGAGGTGGCAGGCCTCCAAAGCATGGACGTTATTTTAGAATTCGCCGGTCAACGGGTGCAACGCTCCAGAGCATTGCAGCAAGCCGTCGAACAGCAACCCGTAGGCTCGACTCAAGACATCAAGATTTGGCGGCATGGCAAGGAACTCTCGAAGCAGATCGTCTTAGCACCGTCGGACGATCCTACTGCCGTTGACACCGAACCGCCGACCGAATGA
- a CDS encoding N-acetylglucosamine-6-phosphate deacetylase: MESGVDRSSAAKPLVFVGGTAILADHLLSNAVVICREGKIESVGDSQPIPEDSEIIDLQGVYLSPGFVDLHVHGGDGADFMDGDEHAVRTAAAAHLRGGTTTIFPTSTTGSPQLIHRMIDACQSVSQESLQHLANASPLANTTALPHLPGIHLYGPFFAAGKVGCHDANGRRDPEQNEYQSYFDRDFVRIATCAAELPGATSFYRMAAEKKCLITCGHSNSSWTEMQAAFDAGMRHVDHFWCAMSSVPSLRARFQVPMQASMTEFVLMQAAMSTEVISDGCHLAPELLEFAYRMKGPDRLCLVTDANRAYGMPPGEYVFGHRDSGGWLFSDGNVGWTLDRSSLASSVQGMDQMVAHFAQSTSATLPEVIRMASLTPAERAGIDHETGSLSPGKRADLLVLDPDLKIQQIYVQGRRV, from the coding sequence ATGGAATCTGGTGTCGATCGAAGCTCCGCTGCCAAACCCTTGGTATTCGTCGGAGGCACGGCGATTCTGGCCGATCATCTGCTCTCTAACGCAGTCGTGATTTGCCGCGAAGGCAAGATTGAATCCGTCGGGGATTCGCAGCCCATCCCCGAGGACAGCGAAATAATCGACTTGCAAGGAGTGTATCTGTCGCCTGGGTTCGTGGACCTGCATGTTCACGGCGGCGATGGAGCGGATTTCATGGACGGCGACGAGCACGCCGTTCGCACCGCCGCTGCCGCACACCTGCGGGGCGGAACGACAACCATCTTCCCGACGTCGACGACGGGAAGCCCGCAGTTGATCCACCGGATGATTGACGCCTGCCAATCTGTTTCTCAAGAGTCATTGCAACATCTAGCGAATGCGTCTCCCCTCGCGAATACAACGGCGCTACCGCACCTGCCCGGCATCCATTTGTACGGTCCCTTTTTCGCAGCCGGCAAGGTCGGCTGCCACGATGCCAACGGGCGGCGCGATCCCGAACAGAATGAATATCAATCGTACTTCGATCGTGATTTTGTTCGCATCGCCACCTGTGCCGCTGAGCTCCCTGGGGCGACCTCCTTCTACCGTATGGCTGCCGAAAAGAAGTGCTTGATCACCTGCGGTCATTCCAATTCCAGTTGGACGGAGATGCAGGCGGCCTTCGACGCTGGCATGCGGCACGTCGACCATTTCTGGTGTGCGATGAGTAGCGTCCCCTCGCTGCGGGCGCGATTTCAGGTGCCGATGCAAGCGAGCATGACAGAGTTTGTATTAATGCAAGCTGCGATGAGCACCGAGGTGATCTCCGACGGTTGCCATCTGGCGCCGGAGTTGCTGGAGTTCGCCTATCGCATGAAAGGTCCCGATCGGCTCTGCCTAGTCACCGATGCCAATCGGGCTTACGGGATGCCACCAGGGGAATATGTTTTCGGGCATCGTGATTCGGGGGGCTGGCTGTTCAGCGATGGCAACGTGGGCTGGACCCTCGACCGCAGCAGCTTGGCCAGCTCCGTCCAGGGCATGGATCAGATGGTAGCTCATTTCGCCCAATCCACCTCTGCGACGCTGCCTGAGGTGATCCGTATGGCTTCGCTGACGCCTGCAGAGCGAGCCGGGATCGATCACGAAACCGGCAGCCTGTCTCCAGGCAAGCGAGCTGATCTACTGGTTTTGGACCCTGACTTAAAGATCCAGCAGATCTACGTCCAAGGGCGCCGCGTCTAA
- a CDS encoding tetratricopeptide repeat protein, which produces MTIVGAGCGPKKLVDRHTSQLFRWQDSLSKSDPKAVAKGNSRDWEILPEGSIGSDACVECHRPQVEAFKRTAHGNSMRRIQPEDLPPPGHFRKGDSSRIYEAEIIATGMQHRESVLSAQGTPLAENSLEVGLEIGSGAHAHTYLGQQDGYWIESPLTWYHESVGWELSPGFDGDDTAMFDRTVTTTCVFCHAGQIRADVARANQFAVSHASISCERCHGSGADHVAAERGDEKIDPMKRTIVHPGEIPRAEREAICSQCHLQGIVSSSSSNFDRWDFRPGKLLSDNVTEYQLRGDQETFRIVGHTEQLHRSECFLQTEELSCVTCHDPHPTTVTAIVYREICLGCHTSPSTKCAVPEIVRIETQHDQCATCHMPKRSTNVTHAALHDHRIAVHDRSYVLAKQSIPPSESSSVADSPQLVAISSTNRLDNTERDRRRLLALHSLATSGDLPKTMEDEYRIAQRELVELFQSGVTDASVRTTLANTYLAAEQWQVAEKLAQSVIRSEPVGSHTYIGAADVLARHALRTQDNQAAISWYHQLTQMRRVSGDHFMLGVCELNANQTQSAILAFEQALRIDATLVIAHEYLAQALRAADEIERCHLHEQVARELRTLAHD; this is translated from the coding sequence ATGACGATCGTCGGTGCCGGTTGTGGGCCGAAAAAATTGGTGGATCGGCACACATCGCAGTTATTCAGGTGGCAAGATTCATTGTCCAAAAGCGATCCGAAAGCAGTCGCCAAGGGTAATTCCCGCGATTGGGAAATACTGCCCGAAGGATCGATCGGTTCGGATGCCTGCGTTGAATGCCATCGACCTCAGGTGGAGGCGTTTAAGCGGACGGCTCACGGGAACTCGATGCGACGCATACAGCCCGAAGATTTGCCGCCCCCAGGTCACTTCCGCAAAGGCGATTCGTCTCGGATATATGAAGCGGAAATCATTGCGACTGGGATGCAACACCGAGAGTCGGTTCTTTCAGCACAGGGGACCCCTCTTGCCGAAAATTCGCTCGAGGTAGGCCTTGAGATTGGGTCCGGTGCTCACGCTCACACCTACCTTGGGCAGCAGGATGGTTATTGGATCGAGTCACCGCTTACGTGGTATCACGAATCAGTCGGTTGGGAGCTGTCACCGGGATTCGATGGTGATGATACGGCCATGTTTGATCGCACCGTTACAACGACATGCGTGTTCTGCCACGCGGGACAAATCCGGGCCGATGTGGCTCGAGCGAATCAGTTTGCTGTTTCGCACGCGAGTATCTCTTGTGAACGTTGCCATGGATCGGGTGCGGATCACGTCGCCGCTGAACGAGGCGATGAGAAGATAGATCCAATGAAACGAACGATCGTTCACCCGGGAGAAATTCCGAGAGCGGAACGGGAAGCGATCTGCAGTCAATGTCATTTGCAAGGGATCGTTTCGAGTTCATCTAGCAACTTTGATCGCTGGGACTTTCGGCCTGGCAAACTGCTTTCTGACAATGTCACCGAATATCAACTTCGCGGTGATCAAGAAACCTTTCGCATTGTCGGTCATACCGAACAACTACATCGAAGCGAGTGCTTTCTGCAGACCGAAGAGCTCTCGTGCGTGACCTGTCACGATCCTCATCCGACGACCGTAACGGCAATCGTTTATCGAGAGATTTGCCTAGGATGCCATACCTCACCGTCAACCAAATGCGCGGTGCCAGAAATAGTTCGGATCGAAACGCAGCACGATCAATGCGCAACTTGCCACATGCCGAAGCGATCGACCAACGTTACTCACGCAGCATTACACGACCACCGAATCGCGGTCCATGACCGATCATATGTTCTTGCAAAACAATCTATTCCGCCGTCAGAATCTAGTTCGGTTGCCGACAGTCCGCAGCTTGTCGCAATATCCTCAACGAATCGGCTGGACAACACCGAGCGGGACCGCCGTCGTCTACTCGCGTTGCATTCGCTAGCGACCAGCGGTGACTTGCCTAAAACAATGGAAGACGAATATCGAATTGCGCAACGCGAACTGGTCGAGCTTTTTCAATCTGGCGTCACAGACGCGAGTGTCAGGACGACGCTCGCAAATACGTATCTGGCGGCTGAACAATGGCAAGTGGCTGAGAAATTGGCACAATCGGTCATTCGATCTGAGCCCGTGGGTTCGCACACCTACATCGGCGCGGCGGATGTGTTGGCGCGGCACGCACTGAGGACTCAGGACAACCAAGCGGCGATATCTTGGTACCACCAGTTGACTCAAATGCGTCGAGTTTCTGGAGATCACTTTATGCTGGGCGTTTGCGAACTTAATGCAAACCAAACCCAGTCCGCAATCCTTGCGTTTGAACAAGCCCTTCGGATTGACGCGACGCTTGTAATCGCACACGAATACCTTGCCCAAGCCCTTCGTGCTGCAGATGAGATTGAACGCTGCCACTTGCACGAGCAAGTCGCCCGTGAACTTCGAACTCTGGCCCACGATTAA
- a CDS encoding CRTAC1 family protein: MIQNRLGRVGEAIQTLKQIDLHESDVGPAALGVRSDWLAQTGHSEQAIAGYQLLLKHFPEATTAHRQLAALLNSLGRRHEAAQHLRNLVLLGDVRQTELASLLAIQDPSLTSTVGLSTEPVQRPVTWTGPIARAQILMASHKPHLAIDLLSEVINNSETAASAESGWNAALALMGRATVEANDEQTLRIWWAHLNQDQLLLSDHWFALSKLAHDDLRDTNLAISLMAEAILRDPTDRVALGLLANWMNETQQYEIERKITQRMERLKRTVILGNRIGDRGSESSEKTAGLIINLADHLDHVGRALEANAWRMIATMRDASVDQATVDSLRHRYQALRATGTGFPTATVSTFGLRSDDPIATHQQAVERIAAIIGEFKPIDTGSEGHVDTSEKFAAVVRFVDKARERHLHFRYKNASPPLPRDLQIFQQFGGGVCALDFDHDGWVDLFFGQGGCEPSRNAPAPASSETSNRLFRSAAGMFKDCSKPSGIEDGYFTMAVASGDLNQDGWPDLLVCNFGHNECLINNTDGTFSRAEFPAWTNDRAWSAGGAVADLTGNGIPDIVEIRYLDDPRVFESLPISEHGRAIDYRGPESYVAAHDVLHLQSSTQQWREEVFHREEIPAPSLGVVVGDFDNQVGNEIFIANDTKPNRLWKREPTSLRVGSTGGDAYEWIDLAKIRGCAYSSLGGSGASMGVAAADFDRNNRIDFHVTNFLNEPAHLYLQGADGVFNDLVAASGLASESIPVLGFGTVALDFDNDGDEDLAVLNGHIEDLSHLGIAHKMPAQLFCQEHARFEMVATAGDWAKPSIGRGLIRTDLNRDGLVDMVAMFQDRPAALLENQTINQRNGGWLQVQLTGIDSERSAVGARVLVECGGTNQTRWLTSGDGYACQHESALFFGGFPKGEGLQLTVYWPSGHQDSFKNVSSDQAVLIVERQFLWAVEP; encoded by the coding sequence ATGATTCAGAATCGATTGGGGCGCGTTGGCGAAGCGATTCAAACGCTGAAGCAGATTGACTTGCATGAATCGGACGTGGGACCTGCTGCATTGGGAGTGAGGTCAGATTGGCTTGCCCAAACAGGACACTCCGAGCAAGCGATCGCTGGATACCAACTTTTACTCAAGCACTTTCCCGAAGCGACTACTGCACATCGTCAGTTGGCGGCGTTGCTGAATTCGTTGGGCCGACGTCACGAAGCTGCGCAGCATCTTCGCAACCTCGTGCTTTTAGGCGATGTTCGTCAAACCGAACTAGCTTCCTTGCTGGCGATTCAAGACCCATCGCTGACGTCAACGGTGGGTCTCAGTACTGAGCCAGTGCAGAGGCCCGTCACTTGGACCGGACCAATCGCTCGCGCTCAAATTTTGATGGCTTCACACAAGCCACATCTCGCGATTGATCTGTTGTCGGAAGTGATCAACAATTCTGAAACAGCAGCTTCTGCTGAATCGGGATGGAACGCGGCACTAGCACTCATGGGCCGCGCCACGGTGGAAGCCAACGACGAACAAACACTACGGATTTGGTGGGCTCATCTCAATCAAGATCAACTTTTGTTGTCAGATCATTGGTTTGCGTTGAGCAAGCTAGCACACGACGATTTACGCGACACCAACCTAGCGATCTCTTTGATGGCTGAAGCGATCCTTCGCGATCCAACCGATCGCGTGGCCCTTGGATTGCTCGCTAACTGGATGAACGAGACTCAGCAGTATGAGATCGAGCGAAAAATCACGCAACGGATGGAACGGTTGAAGAGAACGGTGATCTTGGGGAACCGAATCGGGGACCGCGGGTCTGAATCATCTGAGAAAACTGCAGGCTTGATCATTAACCTCGCCGATCATCTCGATCACGTCGGACGTGCTTTAGAAGCCAATGCTTGGCGGATGATTGCGACGATGCGGGACGCCAGCGTTGATCAGGCGACGGTGGACTCGCTGAGGCATCGCTATCAAGCTTTGCGAGCTACCGGTACCGGATTCCCAACAGCAACTGTCAGTACGTTCGGGCTTCGTAGCGACGATCCAATTGCGACGCACCAACAAGCGGTCGAAAGAATCGCAGCCATCATCGGCGAATTCAAGCCGATCGATACAGGCAGCGAGGGTCACGTCGACACATCGGAAAAGTTCGCAGCAGTCGTACGTTTTGTCGACAAGGCACGTGAGCGACATCTCCATTTTCGCTATAAGAATGCCAGCCCTCCACTTCCACGAGACTTGCAAATCTTTCAGCAGTTCGGAGGCGGCGTATGCGCATTGGACTTTGATCACGATGGATGGGTTGATTTATTTTTTGGACAGGGCGGCTGTGAGCCAAGTCGCAATGCTCCAGCGCCAGCTTCCAGTGAAACTTCCAACCGATTATTTCGGTCGGCTGCTGGCATGTTCAAGGATTGCTCCAAGCCCTCCGGCATTGAGGATGGGTACTTCACGATGGCCGTTGCCTCGGGTGATCTGAATCAAGATGGCTGGCCAGATTTGTTGGTCTGTAACTTTGGACACAACGAGTGTTTAATCAACAACACCGATGGAACTTTTTCTCGTGCGGAGTTTCCTGCATGGACGAACGATCGAGCTTGGTCCGCTGGTGGTGCTGTTGCCGATCTGACGGGAAATGGTATTCCCGACATCGTTGAAATTCGGTATCTCGATGACCCTCGGGTCTTTGAGTCACTGCCAATCAGCGAACACGGGCGCGCAATCGACTATAGGGGGCCCGAGTCTTATGTCGCTGCCCACGATGTCTTGCACTTGCAATCGAGCACCCAGCAGTGGAGGGAGGAGGTCTTTCATCGTGAAGAAATTCCTGCCCCTAGCCTGGGCGTCGTTGTCGGCGATTTCGATAATCAAGTCGGTAACGAGATCTTCATCGCCAATGACACCAAGCCAAATCGACTTTGGAAGCGTGAGCCAACTTCCTTGCGGGTAGGTTCGACCGGTGGGGACGCATACGAATGGATCGACTTGGCCAAGATTCGCGGTTGTGCCTACTCATCGCTCGGCGGAAGCGGGGCTTCAATGGGCGTCGCCGCTGCTGATTTCGATCGAAATAATCGGATCGACTTTCACGTAACCAATTTCCTTAACGAACCGGCGCATCTCTATCTGCAAGGCGCGGACGGAGTTTTTAACGACCTAGTTGCCGCCAGCGGCCTTGCGAGCGAGAGCATCCCTGTGCTTGGGTTTGGGACTGTCGCTCTTGATTTTGATAACGACGGCGATGAAGATCTCGCGGTGCTCAACGGCCATATTGAAGATCTAAGTCATCTTGGTATTGCTCACAAAATGCCCGCTCAGTTATTTTGCCAAGAACATGCAAGGTTTGAGATGGTAGCGACGGCGGGTGATTGGGCAAAACCTTCAATCGGACGTGGGCTTATTCGCACCGACCTGAACCGAGACGGGCTGGTCGATATGGTTGCTATGTTCCAAGACCGCCCAGCCGCATTGCTAGAAAACCAGACGATTAACCAACGAAACGGTGGCTGGTTACAAGTTCAATTGACCGGCATCGACAGCGAACGTTCTGCGGTCGGCGCGAGAGTCTTGGTCGAGTGCGGCGGCACGAATCAAACCCGGTGGTTGACCAGCGGCGACGGGTATGCGTGCCAGCACGAATCGGCACTCTTCTTTGGTGGATTTCCGAAGGGAGAAGGACTCCAGTTAACAGTTTATTGGCCTTCGGGGCACCAAGATTCTTTCAAGAATGTAAGTAGCGATCAGGCTGTACTAATAGTAGAGCGGCAATTTTTATGGGCCGTTGAGCCGTGA
- a CDS encoding DUF1559 domain-containing protein, with the protein MKRRISSGFTLVELLVVIAIIGVLVGLLLPAVQAAREAARRMSCSNNFKQIGLAMHNYHSAYDQLPRYSTGTWRDDAPDAWTPQNTHNSGSLSAMAGLLPFMEQQALWQMISNPSVQRVDGGTQSPPWPAMGPAPRINGGRDQYIPWMTETPAMRCPSDPGVGLPAGGRTNYAFCLGDAFQGTPFTRPIRWSGPNPFDVISGSKQTQGRYARGMFTHRTDRKFRDVLDGLANTIAMGEITTDLGDNDKRTTLNRTLDTVESNVSICAETGHIDPQRPSFWCDGVDCPAPSGPGAMHSPNDIYNRGMMWMIALPTSTGMFTNLPPNSELCVDRWTEGGGAITASSRHQGGAHVLMGDGAVRFITESIEAGNKQAGPVNAGQRSPYGVWGGLGTRGNKETVSLDQ; encoded by the coding sequence ATGAAAAGAAGGATTTCAAGTGGCTTCACATTAGTGGAGCTTTTAGTGGTCATAGCAATTATTGGCGTGTTAGTGGGCTTATTACTCCCTGCCGTTCAGGCTGCTCGTGAAGCGGCGAGAAGGATGAGTTGTAGTAACAACTTCAAACAGATCGGTTTGGCGATGCATAATTATCATTCAGCTTACGATCAACTTCCACGATATAGCACCGGCACTTGGCGCGACGACGCACCTGACGCCTGGACACCACAGAACACACATAACTCCGGCTCGCTGAGCGCGATGGCCGGTTTGCTTCCGTTCATGGAACAACAAGCTTTATGGCAAATGATCAGCAATCCATCGGTCCAACGGGTGGATGGGGGAACCCAATCGCCGCCGTGGCCTGCGATGGGCCCGGCACCACGGATCAATGGCGGGCGTGACCAATACATTCCTTGGATGACGGAAACGCCTGCGATGCGGTGCCCGAGTGACCCGGGCGTAGGGCTGCCCGCCGGCGGCCGAACGAACTATGCATTTTGTTTAGGTGATGCCTTTCAGGGAACACCCTTCACGCGTCCAATCCGTTGGAGCGGCCCCAATCCGTTTGATGTGATCTCGGGCAGCAAGCAGACTCAAGGCCGCTATGCACGCGGTATGTTCACCCATCGTACCGATCGAAAATTCCGGGACGTTTTGGACGGGTTGGCCAACACAATTGCGATGGGCGAGATCACGACAGATTTGGGCGACAATGACAAGCGAACCACGCTCAATCGAACGTTGGATACGGTGGAATCGAATGTTTCCATTTGTGCGGAGACGGGGCACATCGATCCTCAGCGCCCCTCGTTTTGGTGTGACGGAGTCGACTGTCCGGCACCGTCAGGACCTGGTGCCATGCACAGCCCAAACGATATTTATAACCGAGGAATGATGTGGATGATCGCGTTGCCCACATCTACCGGAATGTTCACGAATCTTCCACCCAACTCGGAGTTGTGCGTGGATCGGTGGACCGAGGGTGGCGGTGCCATCACCGCGAGCAGTCGCCACCAAGGAGGAGCCCATGTTTTGATGGGTGACGGTGCGGTCAGGTTCATCACCGAGTCCATCGAAGCTGGGAATAAGCAGGCCGGACCTGTCAATGCGGGCCAACGAAGTCCGTATGGGGTGTGGGGCGGTCTTGGCACGAGAGGCAACAAAGAAACCGTTTCGCTTGATCAGTAA
- a CDS encoding Gfo/Idh/MocA family protein, with amino-acid sequence MPLRSNSPPRSNRRSFLRTATIAGTAISLNAASYSRVYGANSRLRIASVGTGGKGWSDLIGVAASPVVQVVGLCDIDDSAEHLGRAAEKYPEAKRYADWRQLLDQSGDIDGVLVSTPDFMHAPISLAAMQLGKHIFCQKPLAHTVYEVRQMQEAAAKYQLVTQMCNQIQSHTAYRTAVDWVHTGKIGKVKEVHSWQGGSPSWPRNIPRPPGSDPVPPSVRWDLWQGVAAERPYKTGLYHPFNWRGWQAYGTGQLGDFGCHIMDPVFKALRLTSPTRLTAEAPPLMPETWTDRATVRYEFPGTDMTAGSTLKLTWYDAVGARPPREKLGQIPADYELPGAGSVLVGEKGSLVIPHVAMPKLFPEDLYTAAELPTVDSVDHYTQWADACVGNGETTSHFDYAGPLTETVLLGTIGIRFPMQELQWDAKSLEITNHADAQKWITKKYRKGWEPAWV; translated from the coding sequence ATGCCCCTACGATCCAACTCGCCCCCACGATCCAACCGCCGCTCATTTCTGCGAACCGCCACCATCGCGGGCACCGCAATCAGTCTCAATGCCGCGTCTTACTCCCGAGTCTACGGGGCCAACAGTCGACTGAGAATCGCTAGCGTCGGAACGGGTGGGAAAGGTTGGAGCGACCTAATCGGGGTCGCGGCCAGTCCCGTTGTGCAAGTCGTGGGGCTATGCGATATCGATGATTCAGCAGAGCATCTCGGACGGGCTGCCGAGAAGTACCCTGAAGCGAAACGCTATGCGGATTGGCGTCAACTGCTCGATCAGTCTGGCGACATCGACGGCGTATTGGTTTCGACCCCCGACTTCATGCATGCTCCTATCTCGTTGGCGGCGATGCAACTGGGGAAACACATTTTCTGTCAGAAGCCGCTGGCGCACACCGTGTACGAAGTTCGGCAGATGCAGGAGGCGGCAGCCAAGTATCAGCTCGTGACGCAGATGTGCAACCAAATTCAATCCCACACCGCCTACCGTACCGCAGTGGATTGGGTGCATACCGGTAAAATTGGAAAGGTGAAGGAGGTACACTCTTGGCAGGGTGGCTCGCCATCGTGGCCGAGAAACATTCCCCGCCCGCCCGGTAGCGACCCGGTGCCCCCGTCGGTCCGGTGGGATTTGTGGCAAGGCGTCGCGGCAGAGCGACCCTACAAAACAGGTCTGTATCACCCATTCAACTGGCGTGGATGGCAGGCCTACGGTACCGGACAACTCGGCGATTTCGGATGCCATATCATGGATCCCGTCTTCAAGGCTCTGCGTTTGACCTCACCGACGCGACTTACCGCTGAGGCCCCTCCGCTGATGCCTGAAACGTGGACCGATCGCGCGACAGTGCGTTATGAATTCCCAGGCACCGACATGACAGCGGGCTCGACGCTCAAGTTGACTTGGTATGACGCCGTGGGCGCGCGGCCACCGCGAGAGAAACTGGGGCAGATTCCCGCCGATTATGAGTTACCTGGTGCAGGGTCAGTCCTCGTTGGCGAGAAGGGATCACTGGTGATCCCGCACGTAGCCATGCCAAAACTGTTCCCCGAAGACCTCTACACCGCTGCGGAATTGCCCACGGTTGATAGCGTCGACCACTACACACAGTGGGCCGATGCGTGTGTCGGCAACGGCGAAACAACTTCCCACTTCGATTATGCCGGGCCGCTCACCGAGACGGTCCTGTTAGGCACGATTGGGATCCGTTTCCCCATGCAAGAATTGCAGTGGGATGCCAAGTCGCTCGAGATTACCAATCACGCCGACGCTCAGAAGTGGATCACCAAGAAATATCGAAAGGGCTGGGAACCCGCCTGGGTGTAA